Proteins encoded in a region of the Candidatus Nezhaarchaeota archaeon genome:
- a CDS encoding radical SAM protein, which yields MKHLKYTRSLCPECLRTLEAEVYEEGGAVYISKRCPEHGSFRDVYWSSYEQYERALKFEHIGDGLANPRTRREKGCPFDCGICSEHKSFTVLAIIDVTNRCNLRCPVCFANAGAAGYVYEPSTEEVRQIIDNFRSNEPAKPPGLQFSGGEPTVREDLPELVEYADKAGFHHIEVNTNGIRLADVDYCRELVEAGANAIYLQFDGVTSDVYLKTRGLDLLEVKKKVIENCRRIGFDAVVLVPTLIRGVNDHQVGDIVKFAAKNADVVRCVNFQPVSICGRIDRQQLEQVRITIPDLMRLAEEQTGGQVKQSDWYPVPFVVPIPRAVGALRSHRYGAEFTAHPHCGMATYLFIEGDEVVPITRRADVEGFMERMEEAWKLAKEGRKWRARLKMLSALRYVKWKLLRKLVWPILRTGTYEALREFHFKSILLASMHFMDAYNFDMERLQRCVIHYGIPDGRIIPFCSMNAIHRPLIEKAFAMTWEEFNRRMEEARKKGLKHF from the coding sequence TTGAAGCACCTCAAGTATACTAGGAGCCTGTGTCCAGAGTGCTTAAGGACCCTGGAGGCCGAGGTCTATGAAGAGGGCGGAGCAGTCTACATCTCTAAGAGGTGCCCTGAGCACGGTAGCTTTAGGGATGTATATTGGTCGAGCTATGAGCAGTACGAGAGAGCGCTAAAGTTTGAGCACATAGGCGATGGCCTAGCTAACCCGCGGACGAGGCGCGAGAAAGGCTGCCCCTTCGACTGCGGCATTTGTAGCGAGCACAAGTCGTTCACTGTGCTAGCCATTATAGACGTCACTAACCGCTGTAACTTAAGGTGCCCCGTCTGCTTCGCTAACGCAGGCGCAGCTGGCTACGTATACGAGCCCTCGACTGAAGAAGTGAGGCAGATCATAGACAACTTCAGGTCCAACGAGCCGGCTAAGCCGCCAGGGCTACAGTTTAGCGGCGGGGAGCCCACGGTGCGCGAAGACCTTCCAGAGCTAGTAGAGTACGCTGACAAGGCGGGCTTCCACCACATAGAGGTCAACACCAACGGGATTAGGCTAGCCGACGTAGACTACTGTAGGGAGCTAGTGGAGGCTGGCGCTAACGCCATATACCTTCAGTTCGACGGAGTGACTAGCGACGTGTACTTAAAGACGAGGGGGCTGGATCTGCTAGAGGTTAAGAAGAAGGTTATTGAGAACTGCCGTAGGATAGGCTTCGACGCAGTCGTCCTAGTCCCTACGCTAATCAGGGGGGTTAACGACCACCAGGTGGGGGACATCGTCAAGTTCGCGGCTAAGAACGCAGACGTAGTTAGGTGCGTCAACTTCCAGCCGGTATCTATCTGCGGGAGGATAGATAGGCAGCAGTTAGAGCAGGTGAGGATAACCATACCGGATCTAATGAGGCTGGCTGAAGAGCAGACGGGTGGGCAAGTCAAGCAGAGCGACTGGTACCCCGTGCCCTTCGTCGTGCCCATACCGAGGGCCGTAGGCGCCCTCAGGAGCCATCGCTACGGGGCTGAGTTCACCGCCCACCCGCACTGTGGAATGGCTACCTATCTCTTCATCGAGGGCGACGAAGTAGTCCCAATAACTAGGAGGGCGGACGTCGAGGGGTTCATGGAGAGGATGGAGGAGGCTTGGAAGTTGGCTAAGGAGGGGCGCAAGTGGAGGGCTAGGCTAAAGATGCTCTCAGCGCTACGCTACGTGAAGTGGAAGCTACTACGTAAGCTAGTCTGGCCCATCCTGAGGACGGGCACCTACGAAGCCTTGAGGGAGTTCCACTTTAAGTCCATACTGCTAGCCTCGATGCACTTCATGGACGCCTACAACTTCGATATGGAGAGGCTTCAGCGCTGCGTCATTCACTACGGCATCCCCGACGGCAGGATAATACCGTTCTGCAGCATGAACGCAATCCACAGGCCGCTCATAGAGAAGGCCTTCGCAATGACCTGGGAGGAGTTCAATAGGCGCATGGAGGAGGCTAGGAAGAAGGGGCTGAAGCACTTCTAG
- a CDS encoding DUF22 domain-containing protein, translated as MNVRYLSKSGVERSVRAPIEPYEYILSTRGRWEVIIADEEKEVKAGLCQLVKIRPIELYPEEIALPCPINRHVLGSVVSVGRGLGRLQRVEERRRFDVAVFAAIRDGTIYPSDHLGVLNIFPQATLITRVAPPPGFRAPPPPYR; from the coding sequence ATGAACGTCAGGTACCTGTCGAAGTCCGGCGTGGAGAGGAGCGTTAGGGCGCCTATCGAGCCGTACGAGTACATCTTAAGCACTAGGGGTAGGTGGGAGGTAATAATAGCTGATGAAGAGAAGGAGGTTAAGGCCGGGCTGTGCCAATTAGTCAAGATAAGGCCCATCGAGCTATACCCAGAGGAGATAGCGCTTCCGTGCCCAATTAATAGGCACGTGCTAGGATCCGTGGTATCTGTTGGGAGAGGGCTCGGTAGGCTTCAGCGGGTGGAGGAGCGTAGGAGGTTTGACGTGGCCGTCTTCGCGGCCATTAGGGACGGCACCATCTACCCAAGCGACCACCTAGGGGTCTTAAACATCTTCCCCCAAGCCACCCTCATAACCCGCGTAGCGCCCCCGCCTGGCTTTAGGGCTCCACCGCCACCCTACCGCTAG
- a CDS encoding triphosphoribosyl-dephospho-CoA synthase, translating to MLEHEVVLFADDVMRAGQLAAALEASAYPKPGNVHRLSEYPHKRFEHFVAGSIAIGPALREAAIMGASVGLHQLGAGGVGVGRLVKRAVVDMVNWQRGGNTHLGTILLLVPLAAGAGLAFASGRRLEPQEVRRGAVEVVRGATVEDAVRVYEAIAIASPGGLGVFEGVAPDVADPAFEAKLRGRGLTLLKVMEEASRWDSVAYELSHGFEATFNIALPALQEALGKAGDLRLAIVQSYLLLLASRPDTFIARCVGTKAEPQASIPRAVEAGMRAAEEVMQMAREALELGGALSDRGLRRVEEMDRELKSRGEDYNPGSTADIVTAALFIAILCGERP from the coding sequence ATGCTTGAGCACGAAGTAGTGCTGTTCGCCGACGACGTAATGAGGGCTGGCCAGCTCGCCGCAGCCCTAGAGGCCTCGGCCTACCCTAAGCCAGGGAACGTGCATAGGCTCTCAGAGTACCCTCATAAGCGCTTTGAGCACTTCGTGGCCGGGTCGATAGCCATAGGCCCCGCCTTGAGAGAGGCTGCGATCATGGGGGCCTCCGTAGGGCTCCATCAGCTAGGGGCGGGGGGAGTGGGCGTAGGTAGGCTGGTGAAGAGGGCGGTGGTGGACATGGTTAATTGGCAGAGGGGGGGTAATACGCACCTAGGCACTATCCTCCTACTAGTCCCGCTAGCTGCCGGGGCCGGCTTAGCCTTCGCCAGCGGTAGGAGGCTCGAGCCTCAGGAAGTGAGGCGCGGGGCCGTAGAGGTAGTGAGAGGCGCCACCGTAGAAGACGCGGTTAGGGTGTACGAGGCTATAGCCATAGCCAGCCCGGGGGGGCTAGGGGTATTTGAGGGCGTAGCGCCGGACGTAGCCGACCCGGCCTTTGAAGCTAAGCTTAGGGGCAGGGGGTTGACGCTGCTCAAGGTAATGGAGGAGGCCTCTAGGTGGGATAGCGTAGCCTACGAGCTCTCCCACGGCTTCGAGGCCACGTTTAACATAGCCCTCCCGGCTCTACAGGAGGCCTTGGGCAAAGCGGGGGACTTAAGGCTGGCCATAGTTCAAAGCTACCTACTCCTCTTAGCCTCGCGCCCAGATACCTTCATCGCCCGTTGCGTAGGAACTAAGGCTGAGCCGCAGGCATCTATACCTAGGGCCGTGGAGGCGGGAATGAGGGCTGCGGAGGAAGTGATGCAGATGGCTAGGGAGGCCCTGGAGCTGGGAGGGGCTCTGAGCGATAGGGGGCTTAGGAGGGTCGAGGAGATGGATAGGGAGCTTAAGTCTAGGGGGGAGGACTATAACCCTGGCTCGACGGCAGACATAGTGACGGCCGCGCTCTTCATAGCAATACTCTGCGGGGAGAGGCCTTAG
- a CDS encoding DUF447 family protein translates to METVYKVMRLTSLADLGFAEGVTVEVIASTVSSEGRANLSAMGATLASNYLALRPFKETSTYLNLASTREVVLNITDDPAFFAYAALKIPCVVVELEPSKTVRPPRLRGAQGFIEAKVEDVGEGEGGRALVKCRPLLIEAGLRPAKAYCRAPPAVIEAIVHASRIEAYVKQGAGVEELIKLIEHYRRLVGRVAPNTQYQEVVEAVWRWSLSKARGARHA, encoded by the coding sequence ATGGAGACTGTATATAAGGTGATGAGGCTGACTTCGCTAGCCGACCTCGGGTTCGCTGAGGGCGTCACCGTAGAAGTGATAGCCTCCACCGTGAGTAGTGAAGGCAGGGCCAACCTATCAGCCATGGGCGCCACGCTAGCGTCTAACTACTTGGCCCTGAGGCCCTTCAAGGAAACCTCTACTTACTTAAACTTAGCTTCAACGAGGGAGGTGGTCTTGAACATAACCGATGACCCGGCCTTCTTCGCCTACGCGGCCCTAAAAATACCTTGCGTAGTGGTCGAGCTAGAGCCCTCGAAGACAGTTAGGCCCCCGAGGCTTAGAGGGGCGCAGGGCTTTATCGAGGCGAAGGTTGAGGATGTAGGCGAGGGGGAGGGGGGGAGGGCCCTAGTTAAGTGTAGGCCCCTCTTAATCGAGGCTGGCCTCAGGCCTGCGAAAGCGTACTGTAGGGCCCCTCCCGCAGTAATAGAGGCTATAGTGCACGCCTCTAGGATAGAGGCTTACGTTAAGCAGGGGGCGGGCGTCGAGGAGCTAATTAAGCTAATAGAGCACTATCGAAGGCTAGTGGGCCGGGTGGCTCCCAACACTCAATACCAGGAGGTAGTAGAGGCGGTCTGGAGGTGGAGCTTGTCTAAGGCGAGGGGGGCTCGCCATGCTTGA
- the mptA gene encoding GTP cyclohydrolase MptA, with protein sequence MSLPDIHRSKPAVSMALRKVGVKGIKMPVSFMKLGSKNVLIVPSFDVYIDLPPRRKGVDASRSYEVVAEVFSTFIKRTRKLEDLCSQMSVGLLKRHEYATRAEVRAKAEAVVERLTPVSAMVTFEPYRVYAKAVSRLRDGEVETRRMVGVKVIGVTACPCVAEGVRELSKAELSEALDRHSVDLSIIDALPIATHMQRSEGTLIMDSPEGHDVDVLKLIDIVEASMSSPTYELLKRRDEVDIVLRAARSPRFVEDSIRLMAKGVVETFEHLPDDVRVYLAQRSQESIHKHDMVAMVKTTLGELRLSLVDEGAP encoded by the coding sequence TTGTCGCTGCCTGATATTCACCGCTCTAAGCCCGCGGTGTCGATGGCGCTCAGGAAGGTGGGGGTTAAGGGGATTAAGATGCCCGTGAGCTTCATGAAGCTAGGCTCTAAGAACGTCCTCATCGTCCCCTCCTTCGACGTGTACATAGACCTACCTCCGCGTCGGAAGGGGGTGGATGCCTCTAGGAGCTATGAAGTAGTCGCAGAAGTATTCTCCACCTTCATTAAGAGGACCCGCAAGCTCGAGGACCTATGCTCCCAGATGTCGGTGGGACTCCTTAAGCGCCACGAGTACGCTACCCGCGCTGAAGTCAGGGCGAAGGCCGAGGCTGTGGTTGAGCGCCTAACCCCCGTTAGCGCGATGGTTACCTTCGAGCCGTACAGGGTCTACGCTAAGGCGGTGTCTAGGCTCAGGGACGGGGAGGTTGAGACCCGGAGGATGGTTGGGGTGAAGGTGATAGGCGTGACCGCCTGCCCATGCGTAGCTGAAGGGGTGAGGGAGCTATCGAAGGCTGAGCTGAGCGAGGCTTTAGATAGGCATAGCGTAGACCTCAGCATCATAGACGCGCTCCCCATAGCTACCCATATGCAGAGGAGTGAGGGCACTCTAATAATGGACTCCCCCGAGGGCCACGACGTCGATGTGCTGAAGCTAATAGACATAGTCGAAGCCTCTATGAGCTCCCCTACCTATGAGCTCCTTAAGCGTAGGGACGAGGTAGACATAGTCCTTAGGGCTGCGCGCAGCCCTAGGTTTGTAGAGGACTCCATTAGGCTAATGGCGAAGGGGGTCGTTGAGACCTTCGAGCACCTGCCGGACGACGTCAGAGTGTACTTAGCTCAGCGCAGCCAGGAGAGCATCCATAAGCACGACATGGTGGCCATGGTTAAGACTACTCTAGGGGAGCTGAGGCTCTCCCTCGTTGACGAGGGTGCGCCTTGA
- a CDS encoding DUF115 domain-containing protein: MSLEEWMPLYYEIARELGLSPAEDRRATLLLSSLLQHRPPSIVALERLLAGRRAIVFGAGPSLERALSYLDLELIHERFTLLAANGATSALLDYGVVPHVICTDLDGRVEDQLRSNTMGSVAVVHAHGDNVPSLERYVPSLPGPVVGSTQVEPAPGVYNFGGFTDGDRCVFLALWGGATEVFLVGMDLGPRVGKYSKPWLSRDVEAWGRKAAKNRIARRLLEWLAERSRSAKLYVVEASISGFASISLLELTYLVEGF; encoded by the coding sequence GTGAGCCTAGAGGAGTGGATGCCCCTATACTACGAGATAGCGCGCGAGCTAGGCCTAAGCCCGGCTGAGGACCGTAGGGCCACCCTCCTCTTAAGCAGCTTGCTTCAGCATAGGCCGCCCTCCATAGTAGCCCTCGAACGCCTACTAGCTGGCCGTAGGGCCATAGTCTTCGGCGCGGGGCCCTCGCTCGAGCGAGCCCTCAGCTACCTAGACCTCGAGCTTATCCACGAGCGCTTCACTCTGCTAGCGGCTAACGGGGCCACCTCGGCCCTCCTTGATTACGGCGTCGTCCCGCACGTAATCTGCACCGACCTAGATGGGAGGGTGGAGGATCAGCTACGCTCTAACACTATGGGGTCTGTGGCGGTCGTCCATGCCCACGGAGACAACGTCCCCTCCCTCGAGCGCTACGTCCCCTCCCTCCCAGGCCCCGTAGTAGGCTCTACTCAAGTAGAGCCAGCTCCAGGCGTCTACAACTTCGGCGGTTTCACTGACGGAGATCGGTGCGTATTCCTCGCGCTCTGGGGGGGTGCTACCGAGGTCTTCTTAGTGGGCATGGACCTGGGCCCCAGGGTCGGCAAGTACTCTAAGCCCTGGCTTAGTCGAGACGTAGAGGCTTGGGGGAGGAAGGCGGCCAAGAATAGGATTGCGCGCAGGCTTCTAGAGTGGCTAGCTGAGCGGAGCAGGAGCGCTAAGCTCTACGTAGTCGAAGCCTCTATTAGCGGCTTCGCGTCGATAAGCCTCCTCGAGCTAACATACCTCGTCGAGGGCTTTTAG
- a CDS encoding dihydroneopterin aldolase family protein translates to MEDPARKLFPPDLTDRERACFEAGIALASIFHQFAGTPVSRSPRVLRALERAMEASLSLQPFRERVEVKIDARRVKERGKPPYSYSTLRGDELVVKVSVKYGGARAVASMRFVPELGYPLMYIERVEGQLLEDGEAHH, encoded by the coding sequence GTGGAGGACCCGGCTAGGAAGCTCTTCCCCCCCGACCTAACAGATCGAGAGAGAGCTTGCTTCGAGGCAGGCATAGCCCTAGCCTCCATCTTCCACCAGTTCGCCGGGACCCCCGTCTCAAGGAGCCCTCGGGTGCTAAGGGCATTAGAGAGGGCCATGGAAGCCTCCCTGTCCCTCCAGCCTTTTAGAGAGCGCGTAGAGGTGAAGATAGACGCTAGGAGGGTTAAGGAGAGAGGCAAGCCTCCCTACAGCTACTCCACGCTTAGAGGAGATGAGCTAGTAGTCAAGGTCTCGGTTAAGTATGGAGGAGCTAGGGCCGTCGCCTCTATGCGCTTCGTCCCCGAGCTGGGCTACCCGTTGATGTACATAGAGCGAGTGGAGGGGCAGCTTCTTGAAGACGGTGAGGCACATCACTGA
- a CDS encoding AbrB/MazE/SpoVT family DNA-binding domain-containing protein: MSPVELVKIDKQGRLVIPVELRRALGIEEGREVLVRIERGRIVIEPISRNLESSVDNWVRVAMGVNPRPFVDKAEEGWKWMSYEYAKRKLGISRRSG, from the coding sequence GTGAGTCCTGTGGAGCTCGTCAAGATCGATAAGCAAGGTAGGCTGGTTATACCGGTTGAGTTGCGAAGAGCGCTTGGAATAGAGGAGGGGAGGGAGGTGTTAGTGAGGATTGAGAGGGGGAGGATAGTTATTGAGCCCATCTCAAGGAATCTAGAGAGCTCTGTCGATAACTGGGTTAGGGTCGCTATGGGCGTTAACCCAAGGCCGTTTGTAGACAAGGCTGAAGAGGGCTGGAAGTGGATGAGCTATGAATACGCAAAGAGGAAGCTTGGAATATCCAGAAGGAGTGGTTGA
- a CDS encoding PIN domain-containing protein: protein MEYPEGVVDVGIVVVSLFDNPLKPRAIEFMADVLKQRRRAAIPISAVIGAYHVATRYLRLPRIDVKRVLAEMLLTRSPALYPHIPLDVAMYALDLATYYGVEPWDGYVIELAKRLGNSIVYTLDEELSKIEGVIVVNPFPEELVEQYHEYVGCLMSRGGQ from the coding sequence TTGGAATATCCAGAAGGAGTGGTTGACGTCGGTATAGTAGTGGTATCGCTCTTCGACAACCCTCTGAAGCCTCGAGCCATCGAGTTCATGGCTGACGTGCTGAAGCAGAGGAGGAGGGCCGCTATACCTATCTCAGCGGTCATAGGCGCTTACCATGTAGCGACAAGGTACCTCAGGCTTCCTAGAATTGATGTGAAGCGCGTCTTGGCCGAGATGCTTTTAACTCGATCCCCCGCCCTCTACCCCCATATACCGCTAGATGTGGCTATGTATGCGCTAGACCTCGCCACGTACTACGGCGTAGAGCCATGGGACGGCTACGTCATAGAGCTGGCCAAGAGGCTTGGGAACTCAATAGTGTATACCTTGGATGAAGAGCTCAGCAAGATTGAGGGCGTGATCGTCGTCAACCCGTTTCCTGAAGAGCTCGTCGAGCAGTACCACGAGTACGTAGGATGCTTAATGAGCCGCGGAGGACAATAA